In Hippoglossus stenolepis isolate QCI-W04-F060 chromosome 20, HSTE1.2, whole genome shotgun sequence, the following are encoded in one genomic region:
- the pla2g7 gene encoding platelet-activating factor acetylhydrolase isoform X2, producing MGNNCSNHLGIPPAKGPNPVGCTDFMMDHTARGSFFRLYYPCQETEKAEKPDWVPCKEYFNGLADFMKINRTLSERIFNYLFGSFKAPAYLDAPFKSNGKCPVVIFSHGLGAFRTLYSAICAELASQGFIVASVEHRDQSASATFYFREETASETAKDNVPKASARDSLVKEWMYYRALQHGESEFPLRNKQLKQRADECILALEKLTEINSGIEVHNVLQTQFDWTTLENSMDLCRIAAIGHSFGGATVIETLCKDVKFKCGVALDAWMFPLDEEIFPRVRQPLFFINSEKFQWAGNISRMKKLDSAVIHRKMITIRGTVHQSFPDFTFLTGNWIGKLMKLKGEIDPEIAIDLSNRATLAFLQRHLGLQKNFNQWDPLIDGADENLIQGTNITLLQSSI from the exons ATGGGGAACAACTGCAGTAACCACCTCGGGATCCCTCCAGCCAAGGGCCCCAATCCTGTGGGATGCACCGACTTCATGATGGACCACACCGCACGG GGCAGCTTCTTCCGGCTCTACTATCCTTGTCAAGAGACTGAGAAAGCAGAAAAACCAGACTGGGTCCCATGCAAGGAGTATTTCAACGGTCTGGCAGACTTCATGAAGATCAACAGGACTCTCAGTGAAAGGATTTTCAACTACCTCTTTG GGTCCTTTAAGGCACCAGCTTACTTGGATGCTCCATTCAAGTCAAATGGAAAATGTCCTGTCGTTATCTTCTCACATGGCCTGGGAGCCTTTAG GACTCTGTATTCGGCCATATGTGCAGAGCTGGCCTCTCAGGGCTTCATCGTGGCATCTGTGGAACACAG agaCCAGTCAGCGTCGGCTACGTTTTATTTTCGAGAGGAGACGGCGTCAGAGACGGCAAAGGACAATGTTCCTAAAGCATCGGCCCGAGACAGCTTGGTGAAGGAGTGGATGTACTACAGAGCTCTGCAGCACGGCGAGAGTGAATTCCCCCTCAGAAATAAACAG TTGAAACAGAGAGCGGATGAGTGCATTCTGGCTCTGGAGAAACTCACTGAAATCAACTCAGGGATAGAAGTGCACAATGTCCTGCAGACGCAGTTTGACTGGACCACGCTGGAG AATTCCATGGATCTGTGTAGGATAGCGGCGATCGGACATTCCTTCGGGGGAGCGACAGTGATCGAGACTCTGTGCAAAGACGTTAAATTCAA GTGTGGCGTAGCGCTGGACGCCTGGATGTTTCCTTTAGATGAAGAAATCTTTCCTCGAGTGAGGCAGCCGCTCTTCTTCATCAACTCGGAGAAATTCCAGTGGGCGGGGAACATCAGCCGCATGAAGAAGCTGGACTCAGCCGTCATCCACAGGAAGATGATCACTATCAG AGGCACAGTCCACCAGAGTTTCCCAGACTTCACCTTCCTGACGGGAAACTGGATCGGTAAACTGATGAAGCTGAAGGGAGAGATCGACCCGGAGATCGCCATAGACCTCTCCAACAGAGCAACACTAGCCTTTCTGCAGCGCCATCTCG GTCTACAGAAGAACTTTAATCAGTGGGACCCTCTGATCGATGGGGCGGATGAAAACCTCATTCAAGGAACTAATATCACTCTGCTTCAGTCTTCCATCTGA
- the pla2g7 gene encoding platelet-activating factor acetylhydrolase isoform X1 yields the protein MFSHGGFVQLLVKRIYQRASTDQWGYTLSYFTMGNNCSNHLGIPPAKGPNPVGCTDFMMDHTARGSFFRLYYPCQETEKAEKPDWVPCKEYFNGLADFMKINRTLSERIFNYLFGSFKAPAYLDAPFKSNGKCPVVIFSHGLGAFRTLYSAICAELASQGFIVASVEHRDQSASATFYFREETASETAKDNVPKASARDSLVKEWMYYRALQHGESEFPLRNKQLKQRADECILALEKLTEINSGIEVHNVLQTQFDWTTLENSMDLCRIAAIGHSFGGATVIETLCKDVKFKCGVALDAWMFPLDEEIFPRVRQPLFFINSEKFQWAGNISRMKKLDSAVIHRKMITIRGTVHQSFPDFTFLTGNWIGKLMKLKGEIDPEIAIDLSNRATLAFLQRHLGLQKNFNQWDPLIDGADENLIQGTNITLLQSSI from the exons ATGTTTTCTCATGGAGGATTTGTACAGTTGTTAGTGAAGAGGATTTACCAGAGGGCGAGTACAG ATCAGTGGGGGTACACGCTCAGTTACTTCACCATGGGGAACAACTGCAGTAACCACCTCGGGATCCCTCCAGCCAAGGGCCCCAATCCTGTGGGATGCACCGACTTCATGATGGACCACACCGCACGG GGCAGCTTCTTCCGGCTCTACTATCCTTGTCAAGAGACTGAGAAAGCAGAAAAACCAGACTGGGTCCCATGCAAGGAGTATTTCAACGGTCTGGCAGACTTCATGAAGATCAACAGGACTCTCAGTGAAAGGATTTTCAACTACCTCTTTG GGTCCTTTAAGGCACCAGCTTACTTGGATGCTCCATTCAAGTCAAATGGAAAATGTCCTGTCGTTATCTTCTCACATGGCCTGGGAGCCTTTAG GACTCTGTATTCGGCCATATGTGCAGAGCTGGCCTCTCAGGGCTTCATCGTGGCATCTGTGGAACACAG agaCCAGTCAGCGTCGGCTACGTTTTATTTTCGAGAGGAGACGGCGTCAGAGACGGCAAAGGACAATGTTCCTAAAGCATCGGCCCGAGACAGCTTGGTGAAGGAGTGGATGTACTACAGAGCTCTGCAGCACGGCGAGAGTGAATTCCCCCTCAGAAATAAACAG TTGAAACAGAGAGCGGATGAGTGCATTCTGGCTCTGGAGAAACTCACTGAAATCAACTCAGGGATAGAAGTGCACAATGTCCTGCAGACGCAGTTTGACTGGACCACGCTGGAG AATTCCATGGATCTGTGTAGGATAGCGGCGATCGGACATTCCTTCGGGGGAGCGACAGTGATCGAGACTCTGTGCAAAGACGTTAAATTCAA GTGTGGCGTAGCGCTGGACGCCTGGATGTTTCCTTTAGATGAAGAAATCTTTCCTCGAGTGAGGCAGCCGCTCTTCTTCATCAACTCGGAGAAATTCCAGTGGGCGGGGAACATCAGCCGCATGAAGAAGCTGGACTCAGCCGTCATCCACAGGAAGATGATCACTATCAG AGGCACAGTCCACCAGAGTTTCCCAGACTTCACCTTCCTGACGGGAAACTGGATCGGTAAACTGATGAAGCTGAAGGGAGAGATCGACCCGGAGATCGCCATAGACCTCTCCAACAGAGCAACACTAGCCTTTCTGCAGCGCCATCTCG GTCTACAGAAGAACTTTAATCAGTGGGACCCTCTGATCGATGGGGCGGATGAAAACCTCATTCAAGGAACTAATATCACTCTGCTTCAGTCTTCCATCTGA